The Epinephelus lanceolatus isolate andai-2023 chromosome 14, ASM4190304v1, whole genome shotgun sequence region ctcgaatcatctcaaactggtttcttgaacatgacaatgagttcactgtactccaatggcctccacagtcaccagatctcagtcctaTAGAGCACCTTTAGTATGTggtgacaaatctgcagcaactgtgtgatgctatcatgtcaatatggaccacaATCTGTGAGGAATGTCTCCAGCACCTATCTATGCCACGACGGCAGTTCTGGAGGCAAAAGGGGGTCCAGCCCGTACTAGCAGGGTGTGCTTAACAAAGTGGCAGATGAGTGTACATACTCATACTCTGCTTAGGGATTTTGGTGACATTGTGCACAGTAAGTACAGAACATACCACTGACATATCTCTACATTGCTTTATCTGTCTATCTTCCTCAGTACATGTATTTAATTTACCAAGTACATTTTCAACAGGGCACACATCCCTACTGCATCTGTAGGTTAATGTATACACTGGTGATTTCACCTTTACCAAGGAAAAAGATTTGCGTGATCAGGCAGAAGAATTGGGTCTCTGCACTTCTTGTAGGAGGTAATAGCTGCAAAATATTAGTGGGTCAATAGAGCACACATTCAGAGAGCTGTGCACATTGCATGAGGTTAAAAAAGGCCTTAACTGAGATATGTTAACCACAAGTGTTCGAAAGGTTTTGCAGGCATACAGTACAGGCTAAAAGTTTGGTcgcaccttctcattcaatgcgttttctttattttcatgactatttacattgtagattctcactgaaggcatcaaaactatgaatgaacacatgtggagttatgtacttaacaaaaaaaggtgaaataactgaaaacatgttttatattctagtttcttcaaaatagccaccctttgctctgattactgctttgcacactcttggcattctctccatgagcttcaagaggtagtcacctgaaatggttttccaacagtcttgaaggagttcccagaggtgtttagcacttgttggcccctttgccttcactctgcggtccagctcaccccaaaccatctcgattgggttcaggtccggtgactgtggaggccaggtcatctgccgcagcactccatcactctccttcttggtcaaatagcccttacacagcctggaggtgtgtttggggtcattgtcctgttgaaaaataaatgatcgtccaactaaacacaaaccagatgggatggcatgtcgctgcaggatgctgtggtagccatgctggttcagtgtgccttcaattttgaataaatccccaacagtgtcaccagcaaaacacccccacaccatcacacctcctcctccatgcttcacagtgggaaccaggcatgtggaatccatccattcaccttttctgcgtctcacaaagacacggcagttggaaccaaagatctcaaatttggactcatcagaccaaagcacagatttccactggtctaatgtccattccttgtgtttcttggcccaaacaaatctcttctgcttgttgcctctccttagcagtggtttcctagcagctatttgaccatgaaggcctgattcgcgcagtctcctcttaacagttgttctagagatgggtctgctgctagaactctgtgtggcattcatctggtctctgatctgagctgctgttaacttgcgatttctgaggctggtgactcggatgaacttattctcagaagcagaggtgactcttggtcttcctttcctgggtcggtcctcatgtgtgccagtttcgttgtagcgcttgatggtttttgcgactccacttggggacacatttaaagtttttgcaattttccggactgactgaccttcatttcttaaagtaatgatggccactcgtttttctttagttagctgattggttcttgccataatatgaattttaacagttgtccaatagggctgtcggctgtgtattaacctgacttctgcacaacacaactgatggtcccaaccccattgataaagcaagaaattccactaattaaccctgataaggcacacctgtgaagtggaaaccatttcaggtgactacctcttgaagctcatggagagaatgccaagagtgtgcaaagcagtaatcagagcaaagggtggctattttgaagaaactagaatataaaacatgttttcagttatttcacctttttttgttaagtacataactccacatgtgttcattcatagttttgatgccttcagtgagaatctacaatgtaaatagtcatgaaaataaagaaaacgcattgaatgagaaggtgtgtccaaacttttggcctgtactgtatatatcccCTCTGTGATATTGTACCTCCCATCAAGTGTAAACATGTAGATACTGATAGCATTTGGCACAGTCACTTCAACTTCATGCAGAAAAAAAGGGTCTGACTTCCTATGTCCGTGTATACAGAATGCAGACATTCAAGGCGTTTCCTCTGCTCCTTTCTCCTCACTGGAGGGGAGTACAAAAGTTGACCTTACTAACTGGTTTAAGATAAAACCAACAAAGCATAGGAATCAGGAATGTGCAGACCCATATGCACGAATAAAGCTGACAGGCTCATGCGAGACCATAACTCAACCCAGTCAGTGCTCGGTGAAGGGGGAGAAAACTACACTGTTGTATTTGTACAGATGGGAGGGCTGTGTCTTCTTTGGCAGAGGATGATAAGATGGTGGGCAGGAAAAACACAGGCTGCAACAAACCTAACCCTTTAGCTTCTAATTTGGTGCACAGCCTCCACTTCTGAGCAATCACGGTTGCTACGGGCTGCCAGACACCTGCATGGTCTCGATGTGATGACACTTGTACCTGCACGGCTCTCATACTTGACTTCAAAGAGCCTGGAGCTGGGGCCATCCTGCCTACTGCCAGCGCTCTGTTTGTATCAGCACTCACAGTCTCTGAAGACTCACATTCACTTTTGAGAAGATTGACACCTTTGCTTTGTCACACTGCCTCCGCAAAGCCATTACAATCAACAAGGTTGAGGGATTCATTCCATATTCCCCGAGAACAATCAACAGTCTGGTACTAATCATTGAGTGCATTCACTTATCAACTCCACCAGGTGGAGCCAGAAATACCATGAGAGTCTTAAAAAGCCTTTTAGACATGGGATCTGGAACACTGGTGGCTTTCACAGCTCAAGATAGACATTTGCAGTATTTCATGGTTCACTAAAgcagttttatttctttgtgcaTAAGAAATGGTATGTTTTTACACTGTAGTGGTGTCTTGACAGGGTTGAACAAGATGTGCACTTAACAGCTCTGATGAAGGTATTTCAGCGTATGCATGCCTCATTTGGTGTTTAGTACCATAACGCTATAGTTTCAGTGTGCAGGAATAATCCAggtttatgacattttatcatTAAGCATTCTGCAGTCAACTGAAACATTCAGAAATGGTTTAAAGTATTCAGGGCAGACTCTCAAATTTCCTAAAACAGTCTCTTTGGTGCAGTTTCATTAGCATATGTACCATATGCTTCCCCGAGGTGGACTAATTCTGTTATAGTTAACAACATCTGGGAAGATGAGCATTGACAATACTGAATAAATGTGACAACACAAGAGGAACAAAAAGAACTTTTCTGCTTTAACAGCCAATAAATTGTACAACCATAGAAAATCTACTTTCTTGCATGCGGGATTTTATAGTCTTAAGATTTCAGGCACATAATTTGATAATTTGTTATCAACTGTCAAAgcagacatgcagcaaaacatgttAGTTCAAATGACTGCTATGAAGGTTTATGCTGAATGTATTCAATGTTCTTGTCATTCTCAGACAAAGGGCAATTTGCTGGGAGCAAATGCTCTTGATGCTTTGCCCTCTTTTAAAcggtcatttaaaatgtttaaacaccTTATTATTCAGTCTCTTATACATCAGACAAGATGCCTCTGTCAATCAACAGTGTGACTACAAATCAAACATGAAACTGCAGGGAAGGTTTCAGCCATGAAAGCTCTATTCAGGTATCAAGAAATTCAAAGCAACGCTCCCAGCTCCATTACAGCCTGGTACCTTTGTTACATGCCAAATCCTTACCTGTAGTTATTTTCTGCTTTAAAAGGCACTGCTGCTATTTAGCACTTGTGTAACATACATACAATGTCCAATCATCACGCACCAATTTTACCCTTTCCTTTGAAAGCAGAGACATCTGTCATACATTAGACTCTGCTCTATACAGTAGTTTGTATCCGCTGTGTGTTTAATTCCGAAGTGTCACAAACCTACAGAGGCAAATATACAATCGATGTCATCACGGCTGTCAGAGCCAGAGGTCTCAGACGTCGCCTTACATGTAGACCTCTTCCTATGGTCGTCCACCGACAGTCCAGACACTGATAACTCAGTGCTCTTCCTTTGTCTCTCCACCTGTTTCTTTTTCGCACCAGTTCTGACTGTTGAGGACTTAAATCGACTCCTGAGTGACTGCAAACGAGTTCTCAGGCCAGCACGTCTCCCTGTTGCGGTAGAAGACCGACAGGTTTTTGGCACTGATGCCTGAGGAGATGAAGCCCAGCAAGCTTCCTGTCTGAAGGTCGGCAGCTTCCTCTGGACACTGGGGATAAAGACAAATTTTATCAATATGCACGACTAGTATTAGGAGCAACTTTGTTTCACAATATGCAAGGATGCAGCTCCACACATAGTGGCCTCTTTATAAAGTACACCTGTACAGTAATGCGATCCAATACAACTGTTCTGCCAAAAAGCCTACTTTTATGATGCTTATCATGTTCAGGGTTTTGACACTGTCATAGAAGTAATACCTAGTGGTTTACTTGCAATTGGTCTAAAAGCTGTACCCTAACAAAGTAGACACTAAGTGTATGGTGAAGATTCTCACTCAGCCAAGTCATGGTGCTATATTCAtcatcataagtgctatattgtaggcaattggacttgcttgagtttcttgaagatgtttcgcctctcatctAAGAGACTTCTTCAGGTCTGAGAATAGTTCTACGATATAACACTTATGACACTGAGTGTATATTCTGCAGTGCTGCTCTTACTTGTAACCCTCTGCCTCCAGGCATTTCAGCCTCTGGCACTTTAAACGCAGGAAGGTTAAACGACGTCTTTCCCTGTTCATCTTCTGGGATTTACACCATGGAATCATCTCATCCAGATGGGTTGCCATGTCTTTGAAAGAAGCAGCCTCTCTCACTTGTTTCTTGAACTTTTGTATCTTGTCCAGCTTGTGTGTTCTCTGTGCGACGGATTTGCCCTGGGGTAATGAAATTATGTAATCATTGGATGATTATGTGACAACACCTTGCAATTACATAATCCATAAAATCCAAAAatcaataatgaatgaatatttaatcAGGTTTGCTCACATACCTTGGTAAAGTTCCTGACAACCTTGAGAAAAGGCTTCATGTCAATGTCGAGACTTATAACAcctgaaaaaagacaaaaattacAACAGTAATGTTAACACTGTTGTTACATGGTTCACTCCTAGAGGCTAAATGAGATTGTTTGAAAATGCAGCACTGGTTGAAACAGCTTTGCTTTTTATGGCAAATCCCATCAGGCTACATTGAATATTATTTTGTGAACTATCAGTGGCTGGCAGACTGACTGATCTGTCAACCCGAACAAGAGTTTTCAGAGCTGCAGTTTACTGAACCCCTGTCACTCCTCGACTGTGGAAGAATGTGTCCTTTAGGGCAGCGTCATCTTACTGTCCTGCACTAAATGCGCCATATGGAATACAGAATACACACTAAAGAATGAAAATGTTCCATACCTCTGTCAACAGCGACACCCAGATCTTCTTTAACCTTCCTTGTCTCTCCTTGTTTTTTGACCTTCACAGGAAGTTTCTTCCTCTtcccctgctgctgcttctccttGTGGTCTTTGGCATGGGGACCGTGTGCTGTTTTTTTGGGCAGTACATATGCATCAGAAGGACCCAGGAACTGAGCCATATCTGCTGGCAGGGAGAAGTCTGTGAGGAAGGGCATGGGATGGGCTTTGGCTACTTCTCTAAGGAGCTCCAGGAGCTGCTGATACAGAGTGGACAGGCTGACCAGGATACCACGGGCAATCACCCTGATGGAACACAGAGGCAGGTAGATTTAGCTTTGTGGAAATTatttccaaacaaacacacatcaaactattggaaatactgatgttttttctcTAAATATTGCTGCAATTTGGAGCCACAGACATGCAAAGCTGCCTTGTGACAATGAGAAAAAGCACTCACCAGAGACGACTGAGCATGCTGGTTATCACCATATTCAAGACAATAAACTCCTCTAATTTCATATGCTGCCTGGAAAGTCTGATGCAAATATCTCTTAAGGGCAAACCCACAAGGTGAATTCAAGTAAACAAAGACTGTTTCAAAACAAATATCAGGGTCCTTGGAAATTTCTGTCAGAATACGCTCCATGTTTCTGAACACTGCCACTTCTGAAAAGGATACGAAAACGCTCTGCTGCAGCGTCTTAATGTGCAGCTCATTAGCTGGGCGCCTCCCAGTACTTTGAGACAGAGCCACTCCAGCATTGCTTGACTGGGGATGTCACACTCACCAGCCTCCATGCTCAGTTTTCTAAACaaacgcagacacacacacacacacacacacacacacacacacacacacacacacacacacacatcattacaGTGACTACACAGATAATTCAACCACATTTCACTGAATGTATCACTGTTGTAATGTGTGCATACAAGAATGTGACAGCACATCACACTGAACCGATAAAGCTTTCTATCTACCTTTGAATTCTGTTGGGACAAATCTCTGTCAGCTCCTGGAGAGCAGCATCAAGCTTCATGCATTTCAGCTTGTTAATGCACTGTTCAACCTGTGAGGGATAAGCCAAAATATGTAACATGCAAATGACACATAGTCATCAGTGAGTTAAATCTATAGTTTTATTAGAAAACAGTCACACATCCTTTAGAGGCCAGATGCAGACGTGACCCTCAGTCCTCACCTGCTTTAAGGCGCTGAACGTCTTGTTGCCTCTGTAGCTGTTATTCAGGATGTACAACAGCTCGTAGAGAACTCGTATCTCCGTTTGAAGGGTCTCACTCCCAACAAGCTTACGGACCTTCTCATTTTCCGCCGACAGAGCTTTAACACTTGCTTCtgcacaacagcaacaacacttAAACATGTCAGTTTATGCAATGATAATCATAAAGTACACCATCAATACTGCTGAGTTCAGATCCATGCCCTCCCACGTGGGTTGCAGGCAGCATATACAGTGTATTTAGCGCAGTTGTGCCCCAGACATCACGTTACAAAGTCAACATATGTATCCAATTAGCATCCGACCAATGAAACGTACCTGTAGATGAACTGAACGGTATTCGGACAACAGAAACGGCACT contains the following coding sequences:
- the LOC117248375 gene encoding nucleolus and neural progenitor protein-like; amino-acid sequence: MASEPWNRVNIAFPSAVSVVRIPFSSSTEASVKALSAENEKVRKLVGSETLQTEIRVLYELLYILNNSYRGNKTFSALKQVEQCINKLKCMKLDAALQELTEICPNRIQRKLSMEAGECDIPSQAMLEWLCLKVLGGAQLMSCTLRRCSRAFSLSRQHMKLEEFIVLNMVITSMLSRLWVIARGILVSLSTLYQQLLELLREVAKAHPMPFLTDFSLPADMAQFLGPSDAYVLPKKTAHGPHAKDHKEKQQQGKRKKLPVKVKKQGETRKVKEDLGVAVDRGVISLDIDMKPFLKVVRNFTKGKSVAQRTHKLDKIQKFKKQVREAASFKDMATHLDEMIPWCKSQKMNRERRRLTFLRLKCQRLKCLEAEGYNVQRKLPTFRQEACWASSPQASVPKTCRSSTATGRRAGLRTRLQSLRSRFKSSTVRTGAKKKQVERQRKSTELSVSGLSVDDHRKRSTCKATSETSGSDSRDDIDCIFASVGL